The following are encoded together in the Cerasicoccus sp. TK19100 genome:
- a CDS encoding MarR family winged helix-turn-helix transcriptional regulator, whose translation MKRHKVDKINNNSEEISEEVFESIHKLMHLIRSEQYRVLRDSPYKLTHMEGKMLGYFYHHAGASLRDLVAHTGRDKGQLARTIKTLKEQGLLQAEADPDDRRSQLLSLTDEGRRIHESLIGRLQRLTKIAVHDMSQADCEHLLALLGKVRDNLENGEA comes from the coding sequence ATGAAACGGCACAAAGTTGACAAAATCAACAATAATTCCGAGGAAATTTCGGAAGAGGTTTTCGAGTCGATCCATAAGCTGATGCACCTGATCCGCTCGGAGCAGTATCGGGTGCTACGCGACAGCCCGTACAAACTTACCCACATGGAGGGCAAGATGCTGGGCTACTTCTACCATCATGCCGGGGCCAGTCTGCGTGATCTCGTTGCCCATACCGGGCGCGACAAAGGTCAGCTGGCCCGCACCATCAAGACGCTCAAAGAGCAAGGCCTTCTCCAAGCCGAAGCCGACCCGGACGACCGTCGCAGCCAGCTTCTCTCGCTCACCGACGAAGGTCGTCGGATCCATGAATCCCTCATCGGGCGGTTACAACGCCTAACAAAAATCGCTGTGCACGACATGAGCCAGGCCGACTGCGAGCACCTGCTGGCGCTGCTG